A segment of the Marinomonas posidonica IVIA-Po-181 genome:
ACGTCGTTTGAGCAGTCTGATGCAAGACGGTGTGACCACGGTTGAAATTAAATCTGGGTATGGTTTGTCCCTGCAAAGCGAACTCAAAATGCTACGGGTTGCAGCCCAGTTAGAAGATCAACTACCGATTCATGTGAAACGGACTTGTCTGGCGGCTCATGCCATGCCGCCAGAATTCGATGACAAAGACGCTTACGTAGACTATTTGTGCGAAGAGGTTTTACCAACGGTTGCGTCATTAGGACTAGCGGATGCCGTGGATGCTTTCTGTGAAGGCATTGCTTTCAGTACTGAGCAAGTATCACGCTATTTTGAAAAAGCCAAAGCTTTGGGCTTGCCCGTTAAAATTCATGCTGAGCAGCTTACTTCACAAGGTGGTACTCGCATGGCGGCTTCGTTTCAGGCGTTATCTGCCGACCATATTGAATTTATTGAAGAGGCAGACGTCCAAGCCATGGCCGAGGCAGGCACAGTAGCGGTTTTGTTACCCGGGGCGTTTTTCACCTTAAAAGAAACCCAAAAACCCCCGATTGATTGGTTACGTCTATATCAGGTGCCAATGGCCATTGCTACCGATGCCAACCCTGGGACGTCACCTGCTTTGTCGTTGCGTTTGATGATGAACATGGCTTGTACCTTGTTTGCTTTGACGCCAGAAGAAGCCTTGGCTGGTGCCACCATTCATGCAGCGCAAGCGCTTGGTATGGCAGAGACGCATGGCTCTTTGGTCGTTGGCAAAGCGGCTGATTTTGTTTGCTGGGATGTGGAAAGCCCCGGTGAGTTGTGCTATTGGTTGGGCGGTCAGTTATTGAAACAGCGCATTCAGCAAGGAAAATTAACATCATGAGTGAATCTGTATCCTCTATTGCGTCTCCGTTCGAGTTTACTCAAGGTGATTCTCCGTTATTGGTCAGTATGCCGCACTCAGGTTTGAATCTCACCCCAGAAGTGGCGGCGGGATTGACGGATTTGGCGGCTAAATTGCCTGATACGGATTGGTTTATTCCTGAGTTATATGGCGATCTGGCTGATTTGGGTATTGGTTGCATCAAAGCCAATTATTCTCGTTACGTGATTGATTTGAATCGCCCTTACGATGACAAGCCCCTTTATGCGA
Coding sequences within it:
- the hutI gene encoding imidazolonepropionase gives rise to the protein MTQATGPTDRPLILDSLWYGAHVATMQDGHFSVIEKAAIGVRNGRIVWLDEMSKLPAYEAQQEHDFAGGWVTPGLIDCHTHLVFGGNRAGEFEQRLNGVSYQEIAKQGGGIAASVKATRDASEATLLASAKRRLSSLMQDGVTTVEIKSGYGLSLQSELKMLRVAAQLEDQLPIHVKRTCLAAHAMPPEFDDKDAYVDYLCEEVLPTVASLGLADAVDAFCEGIAFSTEQVSRYFEKAKALGLPVKIHAEQLTSQGGTRMAASFQALSADHIEFIEEADVQAMAEAGTVAVLLPGAFFTLKETQKPPIDWLRLYQVPMAIATDANPGTSPALSLRLMMNMACTLFALTPEEALAGATIHAAQALGMAETHGSLVVGKAADFVCWDVESPGELCYWLGGQLLKQRIQQGKLTS